The Rhopalosiphum maidis isolate BTI-1 chromosome 2, ASM367621v3, whole genome shotgun sequence genome segment GGAGAAAGGATCCAACTCACCGACAAACAGTCTGAGAATTCGCAAACGAAAGTTTGTTGGTCCTCCGAACTGGTGGTGACCATAAGGTCGTTAGCCTAGAGagggaaaaataaataaaaaaaaaaaaaaaacgaaaaaatttaacacaagaacgtgagtgtttttttttttattaagagaGGAATAAAGAGATTCCAataggaatattattaaacatagagACACATAAAGTACTTACAGGAATGTCTAATTTCGGATTGACCATTGCATCTTCATTCCTCGACTTTCGTCTTTGGAATTGAAACTGTTTATAGTCTTCCGGACAAACTTTTTtccacaaataataaaattgtatgcattGTTTCATAGTTTTCGTTCCCAACTATAAAAAACCCATATgagttattaagtatttaattgaaaatcgtTAGGTTAGTTAAATTTACCTCTTTTGATATAAATGCAAAATCTTTGTCATATTTGAATATAGCTTTGTGAAACATAGATACTTCATTTGGGGTCCAGTGATCAGATTCTgtgtattcaaatttcatcAAAGGATGTCCTTGTGGGAGATACGGAGTTGGCTGCATCAATTTTAACATTGCTTCCTGATAACCaaaccatttattaataaatatttactcaaaataaaaattactcaaaTGTACCTGAACATTTCCTTTGCAAAGATGTAGCAAATGTAAAGCATACTCTTTGTTTCTTCCACCACCTGGTACTGCTGCACAGCATGCAAAGTCCATGTACATTTCAActagaaaattataagattaatataaaacactcttataaaaatcattttaattgttaatcatATTCACCTTCTCGATCAGAAACTGAATTTGTAATACAAGGGtcccataataaataatcactaGATGGCTCTCGAATTGGTCTGATTTTGCTTACTGGTGGTATTAAAGCTTGGAAATTTGGACCAAGATTAATGTGTGGTAATACATCACACTCTGGTGGTGAATCTAGTCCTACACAATCTTCAACAATAACctctgaaatttaaaaatatattaatatttaaaatttgttttaaatttttgtacataataaaaattttacaactcaaactttgaaaataaaaataaatccttttgaaattaatttataagctcagtatagattttaataatattacgtacaagtaattataaaactgtatagtgtatataatgaaaataaatattttgagcgCCTACAGTTTTAATTCACAGGAGCTTTActgaatttagaaataaattaaacaaattacctTTGACAGTTGAAGAGCTTGGCCACGAAGTCACTGCTTGCCAATAAAGACCTCTTCCGTTTCTAGAAGGACTCAACATAGGTTTTGGAGTGAATTGCAATGTTGGTTCATTTAACATACCAAGTCTATGACTACGCAATCTGGATCGGAACGGTTTGTACGTCATAGTTTCTCCAAAACAGCGTTTTCTGTTTAATCGATTTGTAACATTTGGCggaatactaaaaatttatagtgacatttatataatatttcgtgtaaaatatttacataaataaaagagTCAATTTTTACCTTGACGGATTTAGGAAAATGTCATCTAAATCTTCAAAGTTTTGATTATTGTCTGGTTTTTGTTGTTTGATAACTGGTATATGTTTTTCGATCAACTGGGCTTCTGTTTGTACGAACATGGTTCCAGGATTTTGGTAACTGGCTTggactaattttaaatctccatttttgtcaattaaaaattgactgCCGTCAATAACTTGGGCCATGGTTCCATTGACCCCGTATAAGCGACATGTTTGGTAATCGAATTTCTTCCTAAACTCCTTAGGGTTGCTGGATAATAATGGGTCTTCTGAATTTGGCATCATTACCTAAGTTGTGTTTAATATCgttagtaaaatgttttattaaaaaatattatgctcaaATGTAAACCTGTAATGTGTGTTGATGATGGTTAGGTAATGGTGACGGTGCAGCGGATGAATTATGTATTGACATCGGCGATGAAACGGGTGTATTGGCTGATAGTGGCGAATCTGTAGAAGACTCGAAATTTGGCAACACTTCACTTAAAGCTGCTTCAACAGCTTCTGAACTTGACATGTCAGACGAATAAAAAAAGTCACCAAGGTGGCCGTTTGACATAACCGAATGAAAATTTAGCGAAGGAGATTGACCCTCTTGACTAGCCGGTGGAGTAGGATAGGTAAAACTTGGGGATGGAAGAGGTGATCTACCTAAATCTGTAAACATGGTTTGTCCTGAACTGTACGCTAGATCAGCTAAGCTAGCTGATAGTGGAGAGTTTAATACGGCTTGGAAATCTTCATTGTTTTGAAGATCGGTCATACCATCGTAATCATCTAAACACGACATGTCTTGCATGTCCGTCgcctaataacaaaaaaaaaaaaaaaaataataaaaacatttcaatagaagttttaagttaatgatggtttaatttatatgaattaatattttgttgtaaagcatagtattatgataaaataaaatataaatatgcataattagatttaaattttagaggCACTTGGTCgggaatatttttgtttcaatcaTATCAGTACtcagtttatttatacacgCCGTCGTTGGTCATGAGAATCTATTTCACGTGAACTATTGACAATTTTGTATCCATACGTTAAGTTAATtgaatcaaaaacaaataataaacaaaaatacatttatatataggtaaaggATAAAAATCGAAATGGATTCTCCGCGTGGCCGTGTGTATTTAATGCactgaataaatttatatttacaattgcaACCCAGTAGTTTACTATAGCCTTTGGCCTAATAGAATCGACCATCAAACACAAAGTTCGTTTTATACTTATCTGTgtatatagtcatataaaGTTTTACAATTTACGTACCAGAGTACACACGGTTCAAGAGCGGAAGAAATctcgtttatttattactaacgaGCGCAGACGAAAGGGGAAACCGTCGTTGTACTAAAACTTTATCGACCTACTGAATTGGTCCAAACTTCAAAGgattatttttgcaaaattgtttgtttggAGATAATGTAAATGTTGATTATAGTATAGGTTCATTTGATTTcgaataatttgtatgtatatatatttaaatattaattagtattaaataattagaattatgATTACATTCGTATGTTTGAATAAGTTATGGATGCCTAgctatctataattattaatattagtacaaCCATAGCTATTCAATATATTGAGAtcgacaaataaaaatacagacgataattactatttttaatcgtttattatagtatatcatcacgtaactattttttaataagacggcataaaaaaaatataatttcaaacattagaaaacttataatatttaagtttgaaaatggaaaaaatacaTTCGATATTCATTTGGGCTTAAGAAGATATGACGACCTGTTTAtaagtaagtattttatttatttgtatttttgtaaagtctgatcaattttttatttgttgtcaGTATGTTTTGAAGCGAAGGGCAAAGATCGATTAATGCCACCGgttgaataacaataatgttacCAAAATTCCCACTCCAGTGGACCTAATCTTTAGGAAAGAAAATTTGAGAAGGGGTTTTGTGTACTGATAAAAGCTCGTCGGTGTTCTGATGATTAATGCAGACGGCGTTTCCAGAGTTTTTTGATTAATCGACAGCGATTGGCCCCTtctattttaatctatacgcttaaaaatgtataaggttCTCGCTTAATTGTCAATAGtagaatacaattaaaaaaaaaagaaaaaatatatgaaaatgtgTACACAGCCACAGtcgttttatttaggtataagtTAAGGTAGGGTGGTAATAGTTAGATTTGGCGAAGAACACATGTTTCATGGAATAAAAGAATTAATTGGAAACACGACTgtgtctataaattatttatttattctattaattaagCTTCGGCGACTATAGTAATTAGTCGTGGACGTTGTGGTTTTATTTTGCTATGGTAGTTTTTGGAGCACGTATCCTTGTATGCGGGACATAGCTGATTATTtgcttaatattgttaattataaacgaTTAAAACTATCTGAACAAATTAATAGGATCGGAAAAGGTgaagaaatatgtatattgtatatatatatattaattcctGTTCGCAGTGCCATGGTCGTTTCCTTATATTGATTTACTTGTTCGGAAAATCGTGGATATAACGACTGAGTATGGTTACCGGTAAGTACCTACCATTATACgaatactcatattattactactacaaCTACGGATCTATGGATTATATTGTAACACTATTGGACTGTGGTGGGTCCGTTTTACCTGTATCGTGTTGGCCAGCTGCACGGAGTCGACGGCCTGTAAGAGCATAGTTTCGGCTTGTACGTTAGGAAATATATCGTCGTTGAGTCCCGGCGAATAATAGCCCCGGTTATCGGTTTCCTTTtcgccgccaccgccactGTTTCCGTGATTCAGTGTGTACGGTGAACCGGagtaattaatatctatttgcGGGCTGGTGCTGCTGCAACGAAATCCCATTACGGGTCAAAGATTAATAGACCGATCGTTGAATCgacacgcacacacactcgTATGCGACCTGAAAGATGTGGGATCGAATCTCGTGCATGAAGCAGCTCGGTTGTTGCGCATTTTTAATGATACCAATTTGTATTTGGAAAGCGCGCGATCAGACGACTTGACGAATCTGATTACAGGTAGGCCTACTTGACCGTAAGTTTTTATAACTTCAAATCGTATATTATCATGGTGACGTTTCTGACGGTGCTACAGGCCACAGGGGTGTACTGAATCATTACATGGTTCAAATAAAGTTGTTGCTTAGATTTGGAGCCGAATTGTTGATTTTACAacgatgtattttatgtagCATTCCtccattgatattttaaataaaacaaatatttcaggAAGGTTTTTGAAATGTTCAACGGTTTTCATGAAAATCACGAAATTAATCAACAGTCATTAAAATAACCGCCAACCTATAACTTTTTGGAGGGAAAAAGTGGATAGTATTCTTGTtcgaatttaaaacaatagaatTATCAATGTACTGCGTCAATATTGTCGTTagtttcttaaaatttatggttatgaatatttttatcgcaTTCCAAGAAACTGAGTTAAGTAAAGTTTTACATTTGAGAACCATTAAGAATTATTCATAGAAAATTTATCAGAGTAGTATAAGAATAGATAGTAGTgagaacaatttaatttttagtaataacaaGACCGTTTTAATCCCAAGAGAAAGTTGAACGTTATTCGACGAAGTTTTTGTTTGGAATCAATTTTATagcttatactttatacagtatattttcatttcaaatattattcgtggttaaataaaactttgttCTGATGAAGTGAAACttgtaatgataaatttaaaaactactattttattacttttgacGTTAACACGATATGACGCGTATGTATTTCATGAGGTTTTAAAGGTAAGACCCGGAAAGTGTAGGTGACACTTTATGGAAGTATACCATAAAAGTATGTACTTGTGCATGATATATCTGAGTAAAGTTTGTTAGTAGacactattaattaatgataatgaactaataataattgaatgtttgactgtatgtatactattgtttaagttatttacaaggtggtgaattattaaattataaaatacagtagAATCCGCTTAATTGGGACACATTGGGCGGGACCTATTTGTTCTCATTATCCGACTGTCCAGATTAAccgaataactaataaactgaTACATTCGTTCGGGACTATGTAATCTGTCCCTATTAAGCGGTTGTCCCTTTTATGTGGTGTCCCAAATAAGCGGATTCTACTGTATTtcacatttaattatacatatattttattataaatttaaaaaatgtataatttttcatcGACTAGTCTTATATGCAGATTTATTTGCTATAAACATTcaaggtaggtaggtattttgTCATGTATAGtggtttagaaaataaaagtttgtaaTTGAAAAGACAAAAGTTTTTATTGGCGTGTCAGACAAGGCCTTATCAATTATGCACGAAAGGGCGTATGTATCGGTGGCTTAAATAGTTAAGTCGATAGCTCCCGAATGTAGGGATGTGAGAAATCCCAAAACGCCGTATTTTAAATCTACATGACCAATTTGATTGGGACGCTAGACGTGGACAAACGCCGTCGTATTCAATTTAAGAAAACACTCAGATACGAATTCCAAAAGCCCACAGAGTTTATGAGATTTTACTTTCATTCCTCTTTCTTTCTATGTGTCTGTCGGTTTATCTCCTCTCTTTTCTTGCCCTGTTCGCACGTCACTGTTTCAAGTGTTCCGAGGAGAAGCAAATCGACACGCGTATTGTTTTTCGGATTCGTCACTGAGGCCGATCTCACTTGACACACAGATTTGTACGCGCCAACTCACCTGTGACTGAACTGGTATCCCGGATCCGAGCATGCCCTTTTCACACCGGTCTTTTTTAGTATTACGTCCGTGTACACTACGGCCGTAGAGTCGGCCAAGCCCACTGTCGTGTCCACCACGGAAGTAGTGTTTGGAACCGCTGGAACCGCGAACGACGTACCGCTGGTAGTCATCACTGCGTGCACCGCTGTGCTCCTGCTCACCACTTGCTGCACCACCGTTTCCTTCTCGCGGCTCAAGCCTGAAAACCCAGCAGATCATCGGTTAAATGAGTTAAACGCGTAGACGCTGAAATATCGTCGAATTGCCGCGCACTTtgagaatattatgttaaactcAATATGTATATGGTACTGGTTTGTTATCAATCTACCACCTtgctatataaaatttatcactTAACTACCAGTGTCGACCGTTGTAcactgatatattttgtacacctTTACGAAACTTTTAcattatggtaaataataaatagctcACAATAAATACtaccataattaataattaatatttcatagttaAACATGAGATTTTCTCAAAAATAAGACAATtttctaaagatatttttattttaacgattgtttttttctataaaaattgaataccacTATAccggtattaaatattataggaaataactcattaaaataagttaataatgtttataatatactacaatgCAGGTATCAATTTGTAGGTAACTAGATATGCACTTTACATTAAACATACAACAAAATgacaacatataatattgcatgtttaaaatgtaataaagtacaatttcaagtattttaagaagtacctatttacttttttttccatCACATATTAGACTAACCTTTGCGTTTATGATACAGagaaatattgataatgaatatcgaaattttagattttagatttaagACTGCTGATATAAGGTCATTTGATAGtgagataatacattttaagcgGATTGATGGTGA includes the following:
- the LOC113552348 gene encoding uncharacterized protein LOC113552348 isoform X3, translated to MTAVNTQGLPGIRVPLKSSYASAMPQQTAVFMYSTAGPDGQTVTLQLRETDETIELPASMLSKMSRQTDTATLSISYQDSAEVLTDGTIDLLLATTPLHSSGDGQSTDSPGFELFDSDNGHDLTLSPQTFTANTTAESFLVNDNSNSIGIPVNESDTVGSSEDVKSADLNKLNMSRRSKPVAKAMSPNRQGPQQCITCGKVFGNASALAKHKLTHSDERKYVCNVCSKAFKRQDHLNGHMLTHRHKKPFECKANGCGKSYCDARSLRRHTENHHHHRPSSNQGSPPASPSSSTSSGCIQYAPAPMPSPPGTSAAATSTTVATGAPSSSSSSSSSSSSASASSTSTTSASASTTAAFGSMSAISVSASSSSSSSSSSPSTTTTSATSHQQQQPHEATPSQLQKLLSAEPLSSTSSSGGGGGGSGRALLAKNGQPETRNATDNEDSFTKQQFDIIQQIMHHTQQQIASSTVSKNSNLKNSSNAKNWNSQQTSNGPTDSANNKQQHSQPAAVAVQPKPEQKPVECNLCHRKFKNVPALNGHMRLHGGYFKKETDSKKWEKKEASGPPLQTASMSVRALIEEKIIQKRTTKPNCPNQNGLTYSSLSREKETVVQQVVSRSTAVHAVMTTSGTSFAVPAVPNTTSVVDTTVGLADSTAVVYTDVILKKTGVKRACSDPGYQFSHSTSPQIDINYSGSPYTLNHGNSGGGGEKETDNRGYYSPGLNDDIFPNVQAETMLLQAVDSVQLANTIQATDMQDMSCLDDYDGMTDLQNNEDFQAVLNSPLSASLADLAYSSGQTMFTDLGRSPLPSPSFTYPTPPASQEGQSPSLNFHSVMSNGHLGDFFYSSDMSSSEAVEAALSEVLPNFESSTDSPLSANTPVSSPMSIHNSSAAPSPLPNHHQHTLQVMMPNSEDPLLSSNPKEFRKKFDYQTCRLYGVNGTMAQVIDGSQFLIDKNGDLKLVQASYQNPGTMFVQTEAQLIEKHIPVIKQQKPDNNQNFEDLDDIFLNPSSIPPNVTNRLNRKRCFGETMTYKPFRSRLRSHRLGMLNEPTLQFTPKPMLSPSRNGRGLYWQAVTSWPSSSTVKEVIVEDCVGLDSPPECDVLPHINLGPNFQALIPPVSKIRPIREPSSDYLLWDPCITNSVSDREVEMYMDFACCAAVPGGGRNKEYALHLLHLCKGNVQEAMLKLMQPTPYLPQGHPLMKFEYTESDHWTPNEVSMFHKAIFKYDKDFAFISKELGTKTMKQCIQFYYLWKKVCPEDYKQFQFQRRKSRNEDAMVNPKLDIPANDLMVTTSSEDQQTFVCEFSDCLSTFSNKIGLAAHMRLHTNGTPDRRQTLTPTHIDPNYEEFPCKICGKIFTKVKSRSAHMKSHRPPDAEPKKPKLDQTVDYGQMMQLKTVATPIQLHRQC
- the LOC113552348 gene encoding uncharacterized protein LOC113552348 isoform X1, translating into MTAVNTQGLPGIRVPLKSSYASAMPQQTAVFMYSTAGPDGQTVTLQLRETDETIELPASMLSKMSRQTDTATLSISYQDSAEVLTDGTIDLLLATTPLHSSGDGQSTDSPGFELFDSDNGHDLTLSPQTFTANTTAESFLVNDNSNSIGIPVNESDTVGSSEDVKSADLNKLNMSRRSKPVAKAMSPNRQGPQQCITCGKVFGNASALAKHKLTHSDERKYVCNVCSKAFKRQDHLNGHMLTHRHKKPFECKANGCGKSYCDARSLRRHTENHHHHRPSSNQGSPPASPSSSTSSGCIQYAPAPMPSPPGTSAAATSTTVATGAPSSSSSSSSSSSSASASSTSTTSASASTTAAFGSMSAISVSASSSSSSSSSSPSTTTTSATSHQQQQPHEATPSQLQKLLSAEPLSSTSSSGGGGGGSGRALLAKNGQPETRNATDNEDSFTKQQFDIIQQIMHHTQQQIASSTVSKNSNLKNSSNAKNWNSQQTSNGPTDSANNKQQHSQPAAVAVQPKPEQKPVECNLCHRKFKNVPALNGHMRLHGGYFKKETDSKKWEKKEASGPPLQTASMSVRALIEEKIIQKRTTKPNCPNQNGLTYSSLSREKETVVQQVVSRSTAVHAVMTTSGTSFAVPAVPNTTSVVDTTVGLADSTAVVYTDVILKKTGVKRACSDPGYQFSHSSTSPQIDINYSGSPYTLNHGNSGGGGEKETDNRGYYSPGLNDDIFPNVQAETMLLQAVDSVQLANTIQATDMQDMSCLDDYDGMTDLQNNEDFQAVLNSPLSASLADLAYSSGQTMFTDLGRSPLPSPSFTYPTPPASQEGQSPSLNFHSVMSNGHLGDFFYSSDMSSSEAVEAALSEVLPNFESSTDSPLSANTPVSSPMSIHNSSAAPSPLPNHHQHTLQVMMPNSEDPLLSSNPKEFRKKFDYQTCRLYGVNGTMAQVIDGSQFLIDKNGDLKLVQASYQNPGTMFVQTEAQLIEKHIPVIKQQKPDNNQNFEDLDDIFLNPSSIPPNVTNRLNRKRCFGETMTYKPFRSRLRSHRLGMLNEPTLQFTPKPMLSPSRNGRGLYWQAVTSWPSSSTVKEVIVEDCVGLDSPPECDVLPHINLGPNFQALIPPVSKIRPIREPSSDYLLWDPCITNSVSDREVEMYMDFACCAAVPGGGRNKEYALHLLHLCKGNVQEAMLKLMQPTPYLPQGHPLMKFEYTESDHWTPNEVSMFHKAIFKYDKDFAFISKELGTKTMKQCIQFYYLWKKVCPEDYKQFQFQRRKSRNEDAMVNPKLDIPANDLMVTTSSEDQQTFVCEFSDCLSTFSNKIGLAAHMRLHTNGTPDRRQTLTPTHIDPNYEEFPCKICGKIFTKVKSRSAHMKSHRPPDAEPKKPKLDQTVDYGQMMQLKTVATPIQLHRQC
- the LOC113552348 gene encoding uncharacterized protein LOC113552348 isoform X2; protein product: MTAVNTGLPGIRVPLKSSYASAMPQQTAVFMYSTAGPDGQTVTLQLRETDETIELPASMLSKMSRQTDTATLSISYQDSAEVLTDGTIDLLLATTPLHSSGDGQSTDSPGFELFDSDNGHDLTLSPQTFTANTTAESFLVNDNSNSIGIPVNESDTVGSSEDVKSADLNKLNMSRRSKPVAKAMSPNRQGPQQCITCGKVFGNASALAKHKLTHSDERKYVCNVCSKAFKRQDHLNGHMLTHRHKKPFECKANGCGKSYCDARSLRRHTENHHHHRPSSNQGSPPASPSSSTSSGCIQYAPAPMPSPPGTSAAATSTTVATGAPSSSSSSSSSSSSASASSTSTTSASASTTAAFGSMSAISVSASSSSSSSSSSPSTTTTSATSHQQQQPHEATPSQLQKLLSAEPLSSTSSSGGGGGGSGRALLAKNGQPETRNATDNEDSFTKQQFDIIQQIMHHTQQQIASSTVSKNSNLKNSSNAKNWNSQQTSNGPTDSANNKQQHSQPAAVAVQPKPEQKPVECNLCHRKFKNVPALNGHMRLHGGYFKKETDSKKWEKKEASGPPLQTASMSVRALIEEKIIQKRTTKPNCPNQNGLTYSSLSREKETVVQQVVSRSTAVHAVMTTSGTSFAVPAVPNTTSVVDTTVGLADSTAVVYTDVILKKTGVKRACSDPGYQFSHSSTSPQIDINYSGSPYTLNHGNSGGGGEKETDNRGYYSPGLNDDIFPNVQAETMLLQAVDSVQLANTIQATDMQDMSCLDDYDGMTDLQNNEDFQAVLNSPLSASLADLAYSSGQTMFTDLGRSPLPSPSFTYPTPPASQEGQSPSLNFHSVMSNGHLGDFFYSSDMSSSEAVEAALSEVLPNFESSTDSPLSANTPVSSPMSIHNSSAAPSPLPNHHQHTLQVMMPNSEDPLLSSNPKEFRKKFDYQTCRLYGVNGTMAQVIDGSQFLIDKNGDLKLVQASYQNPGTMFVQTEAQLIEKHIPVIKQQKPDNNQNFEDLDDIFLNPSSIPPNVTNRLNRKRCFGETMTYKPFRSRLRSHRLGMLNEPTLQFTPKPMLSPSRNGRGLYWQAVTSWPSSSTVKEVIVEDCVGLDSPPECDVLPHINLGPNFQALIPPVSKIRPIREPSSDYLLWDPCITNSVSDREVEMYMDFACCAAVPGGGRNKEYALHLLHLCKGNVQEAMLKLMQPTPYLPQGHPLMKFEYTESDHWTPNEVSMFHKAIFKYDKDFAFISKELGTKTMKQCIQFYYLWKKVCPEDYKQFQFQRRKSRNEDAMVNPKLDIPANDLMVTTSSEDQQTFVCEFSDCLSTFSNKIGLAAHMRLHTNGTPDRRQTLTPTHIDPNYEEFPCKICGKIFTKVKSRSAHMKSHRPPDAEPKKPKLDQTVDYGQMMQLKTVATPIQLHRQC